GGCCAGCACTCTGAGGCCCCTAAAGAGGGCCTGGTGGCCTGGCTGGAGGGTCAGCCTCTGGGCACATATCACCATGGGGAACACAACTTCTCATCTCACCCCCCTGTCCTCAGCCCCACCAGGTACTCACTCCATGGCCACATTGCTGCCATCGATGACAATACGACACAGGTCTGGCTGGCCAGGCACATTGGCAAGGCACAGGGTGAAAGGGTCCTGTAGGGCTTCCTGGAAACGCTGTGTGCCGGTCACCAAGTTGCCTCCCCGGATGCCTCGTTTCCTCGGAGATCCCCGACCTCTAGCCACGACCTGCTGCTTGTGTCCTCTGTCTCCTCCCTCTCCAAAGTGCCCCAGGGGTCTGGGCGCAGAAGGGGGACTAGGCACTCTTGGAGGTGAAACTTTCCCATTGTGGAGCCGCTGGAGGAGGGAGGCTCCCCGGAACTGAGCTGCCTTCTCACAGGTGCCAATCGCACCAGAAGGTTCACCCTGGACACAGAACCTTCCTCCTTCCTGAAGCACCTCCTCTTTCCCCAGGGCCTTCCCTTTCAGGGACCCTACCTGTCTTACCTCTCTGCCCCCTGACTGTGACCTGAAGGCCACTTCCCTCTCCCAGGCCTCTTCCCCAGGCAGCATTTTCCACCCCAAATCCATCTCTCTCAGGCCACTCTGctgccctccctccttctccataGCATGTCTCTCTCCCCTTGACTCTTGCTGCTCCATAGGTCTGACATCCAGGAACTCCCAGTCTTCTTCATTCAGGGAATCTCTTTGGACTCCCTGGTGCCCAGTACCCAGTGGGCTTGGGCTCCCCGACTCCCAGGAAGGGAGTGCATGGAGCCCCTGCTCCCTGAGCACCTCCTGCACCAGGTTCAGCAGCTCCTCCTGAACGGCCAGGGGCAGCTGCAGGAGGGCTTCTGTGTGAGCATCGCCCCGGGGCTGCAGCAAGGCAGAGAAGTCCCTCCTCACTCTAGCATACTGGAAGGCTGCAGGGAATGGCCCTGGTCTTAAGTCCCAGCTCAGCCGCTCCACCAGCTCCTCCACTCTGCTCTGAGCCATGACGAAGGCCTCAGTCAGGCCACTGACCATCAGTGAGCCAGGCGCCCCAGGCACCAGGTGGGCTGATGTGCTCCAGGCCAGACAATCAAGGAAGAAGCCCTGGGCTCCCAGGAAGATGCAGTGCAGTTTGGCTGGGTAGTGGATTTCATCCTGCAGCTCTGGGCTGCACAAACCCTTCAGGTACTCCTAGGAGGAGGaattggggaaggggagggaggaaaacaggaaacagctGCATCTGACATGTCCCAGTAGTCCCTTCAGGCCCATGGCTCCCCCTGAGCATGCCTGTGCAGAGCAATGAAGCCCCACAGAGCCTGACAAAGGTGGGGATTAAAAAAGGATCTAGAACCTCACTGCTTTACCTTTTCCCCTGAAAGCCAGTGGCTAATATTTCCATTTCGAACTTGATACAATTTAAGATAATATTATAATTATGTGGCTACAAGGCTGTCTCTAAATATTTatgtgttctgtgtatttccatcaTAAAGATGTCATTACTTGTACTGAACTTATGCTTTGCTTTACGTGCGTTACCTCACTCACAATAAAATAAGTGAGGTGGATACTGCTATTACTTAACATTTCATAGATAATGAAACTGAAACTCCAGTCACAAGGCTGGTTGGTGGTGGAGCTGTGCACGCTGCTAGAAGCCCTGGCCCATGCCAAAGAAAACAATGtggcctgccctccaccccacagTGAATTCCTTGGTGGGCCCCACTTGTCCAACCAGACTCTCTCTAATCCCACTAAACCCCGGCTGGTTTGAACTGAATCACCTGTCTCCAACTCCTGGCAGAACCTGGGTCATCACTGCAGAaatgaaactgaaactcagaTAAATACAGATTTTCAAAGTCCCTCAAAGCTCTGAGCCACTGAGGTTGCCAGCTAAACAACAAAAGAGTGGAGATCCTCCCCAGTTCGTCCTCTCCATTAACTCTTGTTTAGGGGCTGGGGACCTTGCATGCAGGAAGGGTCAAGGAGGGCTGTTCACCTTGGCTCTGCGGGCGTTCTCCTTAAGGCCCTCCAGCTGCAGCCAGATGTGAGGGTTCTCGGGACAGTCCTTCGGGAGGACACTCATCCCCACTCTGAAAATGTGCTCCACATGGCTTTGCTGCGCCCACACCTTGTCCTCCGCCTTCGCAGAAACGGCAAAGCGGTCCGGGGACGGGGAGCCAGCCCCCAAGGTAGGCATGGCTGCTTGGCCGCCTAGCCCTGCGAGGAGAGAAGGCAGCTCGGAGCCTCGCCGTCCCTTCAACCCAGTTCTCCCAGCTCACACCAGCTATCAACAGGTCGCACCTAGTTACTGATCCGGTAAACAACCCAGGAGAAAACAAGCACCTCAGTCCATCTTGGGGCTAGGAAGGGAATATCCCATTAGCCGGAAACCGACCTTCTCTCCAGAAAGAAGTCATAGGAAAACAGGGCTGTCTATCTGGGGTGGGCGTCTGGCCTTGGAAGAGCATGACCGCAGCCCCGAGCAGCAATGGTGGGGGCTTCAGCTCGGGCTGGAGGGCAGAGGGGTGGACGGGTGACGAAAGAGTCCCCTCCTCGGGGTCTCTGCAATCTCCGGAGCCGACACACTTCTTAAAGATGAATCCTCACCAAGGTTTGGACGGAGGCCGCCCTCTGGGGAGGGTCCTTGTCTGCCATTTCCAAGGTTTAGCCACCCTCACCCAGGCACTCCTCCGCGATCCACCGCCGCCGCCCCGCGCACAGGGCTCCAGGGCCTCGGGCTCCCGCCGCCCGGCGCAGGGAAAGGCGCCTACCCGCCTGGCCTGCGGCGGCCGCAGTCCCGCCGGCGCCTCACGGTACCCGGCGCCCCCGGCTCCTCCCGCGCCCCCGGCCcaggggagaagggcagggggCCCGAATCTGGGCGGGCCTTGGATTCCTCACCGGGACCTCCCCTCTCTACTTCGCGCTGTGTTTCGAGTCACTTCCTGGCCCGGGGCGGAGTCAGCTGGTGCTCCCGGGGCTGGGCCTGCTCGGGGGCCCCAGTGCGCGGCTGCCGACCGCCCCTCCCGTCCTCGCGGCAGCCGTGCGCTTGGGCTCTCCCGGCTCCTCGGGATCTGCTTATTCTGCGCAGTACTTTCTCGGGAAAGAGGGGCCACTCATTGAGAGTTGGAGGTGAAGAGGGCCTTAAAGGGACTAATCCAGCACCGTCGGATGAAGATATGGAAGatcaaggagagaaagagactggCCCAGGGTCACCTGACATTGTTAGTCTAAGCATTTACCGCCAAAACAATTGTGGTAAAAGACAGGACACCTGCTTTCTTCCAGTAGAAAAAGATGCCACTGAGAGGGCTGTTGGCTTGTGAGGGGTTTTGAGGAAGAGAGGAATGAGAAGGGGAAGAGTCTGTCAGAGCTGTCTCTGGTACATACAGGCACGCACACGTTCTCACTGAAACACCCAAGTTCTCCATTATGCCAGGTCCAGCCTTGACTGCTCTCCAGAGCGGCTGCCCTGGGATTCTGTCCGTAGCCCTCCTGTCTGGCTGCTTCATCCCTCCTCTTCTAGAGCCCACCTGCTGTCATTTCATGCCCTGCCAGGGAGGAGGGAATTGCAGTGACAGCAGGAGTCAGAGACAGGACAGTCGTGGGGCAGAGAGGTATGGGGAGGGAGATGCTGGGACCAGGTGACAGTGAGACCCTGACAGAGTGCTGAGGagcagggtgaggggtggggagggtctgGCAGGGAGCAGAAactgaaaggaacagaaagaaggagAAGCAGACAGCAGGACTGTGGGTCAGAGAGCCGGTCAACCATGCTGGGAGCAAAGCCACACTGGCCACTAGGTCTCCCACCCAGCCACCCGCTGCCCTTGGC
This is a stretch of genomic DNA from Manis javanica isolate MJ-LG chromosome 8, MJ_LKY, whole genome shotgun sequence. It encodes these proteins:
- the KHNYN gene encoding protein KHNYN isoform X2; this translates as MADKDPPQRAASVQTLPELKPPPLLLGAAVMLFQGQTPTPDRQPCFPMTSFWREGLGGQAAMPTLGAGSPSPDRFAVSAKAEDKVWAQQSHVEHIFRVGMSVLPKDCPENPHIWLQLEGLKENARRAKEYLKGLCSPELQDEIHYPAKLHCIFLGAQGFFLDCLAWSTSAHLVPGAPGSLMVSGLTEAFVMAQSRVEELVERLSWDLRPGPFPAAFQYARVRRDFSALLQPRGDAHTEALLQLPLAVQEELLNLVQEVLREQGLHALPSWESGSPSPLGTGHQGVQRDSLNEEDWEFLDVRPMEQQESRGERHAMEKEGGQQSGLREMDLGWKMLPGEEAWEREVAFRSQSGGREVRQVGSLKGKALGKEEVLQEGGRFCVQGEPSGAIGTCEKAAQFRGASLLQRLHNGKVSPPRVPSPPSAPRPLGHFGEGGDRGHKQQVVARGRGSPRKRGIRGGNLVTGTQRFQEALQDPFTLCLANVPGQPDLCRIVIDGSNVAMEHGLQHCFSSRGIAIAVQYFWDRGHRDITVFLPQWRLSKDSKVREGHFLQKLYSLSLLSLTPSRVMDGRRISSYDDRFMVRLAEETDGIIVSNDQFRDLAEESEKWTAIIRERLLPFTFVGNLFMVPDDPLGRNGPRLDEFLKKPVRTQFSGAGERRGGKRQWWYSEDPGD
- the KHNYN gene encoding protein KHNYN isoform X1; translation: MADKDPPQRAASVQTLPELKPPPLLLGAAVMLFQGQTPTPDRQPCFPMTSFWREGLGGQAAMPTLGAGSPSPDRFAVSAKAEDKVWAQQSHVEHIFRVGMSVLPKDCPENPHIWLQLEGLKENARRAKEYLKGLCSPELQDEIHYPAKLHCIFLGAQGFFLDCLAWSTSAHLVPGAPGSLMVSGLTEAFVMAQSRVEELVERLSWDLRPGPFPAAFQYARVRRDFSALLQPRGDAHTEALLQLPLAVQEELLNLVQEVLREQGLHALPSWESGSPSPLGTGHQGVQRDSLNEEDWEFLDVRPMEQQESRGERHAMEKEGGQQSGLREMDLGWKMLPGEEAWEREVAFRSQSGGREVRQVGSLKGKALGKEEVLQEGGRFCVQGEPSGAIGTCEKAAQFRGASLLQRLHNGKVSPPRVPSPPSAPRPLGHFGEGGDRGHKQQVVARGRGSPRKRGIRGGNLVTGTQRFQEALQDPFTLCLANVPGQPDLCRIVIDGSNVAMEHGLQHCFSSRGIAIAVQYFWDRGHRDITVFLPQWRLSKDSKVREGHFLQKLYSLSLLSLTPSRVMDGRRISSYDDRFMVRLAEETDGIIVSNDQFRDLAEESEKWTAIIRERLLPFTFVGNLFMVPDDPLGRNGPRLDEFLKKPVRTQGCPKAQYPSRGFAEHSSQEQGREEEEKGSGGIRKTQETEQLRRQLLEVFLGQDHRVDFILQREPYCRDINQLSEALLSLNF
- the KHNYN gene encoding protein KHNYN isoform X3 is translated as MPTLGAGSPSPDRFAVSAKAEDKVWAQQSHVEHIFRVGMSVLPKDCPENPHIWLQLEGLKENARRAKEYLKGLCSPELQDEIHYPAKLHCIFLGAQGFFLDCLAWSTSAHLVPGAPGSLMVSGLTEAFVMAQSRVEELVERLSWDLRPGPFPAAFQYARVRRDFSALLQPRGDAHTEALLQLPLAVQEELLNLVQEVLREQGLHALPSWESGSPSPLGTGHQGVQRDSLNEEDWEFLDVRPMEQQESRGERHAMEKEGGQQSGLREMDLGWKMLPGEEAWEREVAFRSQSGGREVRQVGSLKGKALGKEEVLQEGGRFCVQGEPSGAIGTCEKAAQFRGASLLQRLHNGKVSPPRVPSPPSAPRPLGHFGEGGDRGHKQQVVARGRGSPRKRGIRGGNLVTGTQRFQEALQDPFTLCLANVPGQPDLCRIVIDGSNVAMEHGLQHCFSSRGIAIAVQYFWDRGHRDITVFLPQWRLSKDSKVREGHFLQKLYSLSLLSLTPSRVMDGRRISSYDDRFMVRLAEETDGIIVSNDQFRDLAEESEKWTAIIRERLLPFTFVGNLFMVPDDPLGRNGPRLDEFLKKPVRTQGCPKAQYPSRGFAEHSSQEQGREEEEKGSGGIRKTQETEQLRRQLLEVFLGQDHRVDFILQREPYCRDINQLSEALLSLNF